The nucleotide window GTTGTCGTCGGCGTTCTGGTAGTACTCGACGCCCTGGACCAGCGAGGACGCGCAGTTGCCGACGCCGACAATGGCGACTCGTACCTCGGGCTGCGCCCCCGGCGCCCCTAGCGGCTTGTACTCACTCATTCGGGCGTTCTCCTAACGTCATAACTTCCGTAGTGCCTTGAGAATCTTGATGCGGGGCCTGTGCGGGATTCACGTCTGTTCGGCGTGATTGGGTGCTGCCCGTTCCGCGGCGATGAGCTCATTGAGCCACTTGACTTCACGTTCGCTGGACTCGAGCCCGAGCTGATGCAGTTGGCGGGTGTAGCGGTCAAACGAGTTGCTGGCCCGCGCCACCGCCTCGCGCAGACCCTCCCGACGTTCCTCGACCTGGCGCCGACGACCCTCCAGGATGCGCATCCGCGCTTCTGCCGGCGTCCGGTTGAAAAACGCTAGATGCACGCCGAAGCCGTCATCGGTGTAGTTGTGTGGGCCGGTGTCGGCCACCAGCTCGCCAAAGCGTCTACGCCCGGCGTCGGTCAGTTGGTAGACCCTCCTGGCGCGCCGCACCGGGGTGCCCGCGGGGGCCGCATTTTCCGCAATCAACCCTTCGGCCTGCATGCGCCGCAACGCCGGGTAGAGCGAACCATAGGAAAATGCCCGGAACGCGCCGAGCAGGCCGGTCAGTCGTTTGCGCAATTCGTAGCCGTGCATGGGCGATTCGATCAGGAGACCCAGGATGGCGAGTTCCAGCATCGAGTCACCTCCTTTGCACAGCTAGCTACGTTGGTCCGTTACTAGGGTCCGACGCCTCGCGCAATCGTATCGTTTCGATATATTAGCCACAACACCACCGGGTGTTAGTGCGCTGTTGGTCACAACGAGCGAATTCGCACTATGCCGAGCCGCGGGCGACCGACCGGCCCCCTCGGGGGTGGCCACCCCTACGTGGGGTAGTTCACCTGCTTGATGGTGCCGTCGCCGGCGAAGACCAGGTAGCCGCTGCCGTAGTCGCTGGATACATACAACTCCAGCGATATCGCTCCGGGTGTAGTGGGGTCAGCGGCGGCATCGATGGACAGATGCATGCTGGTGACGTCCGATTGCTTCATGCCCAGGGTTTCTGCGGCGCCTCGCATGATGCCGACCGCCGTTTTCACGTCGAATTTGCCGAGGTCAACTAGCGTGTTGTCGGTGCTGCCCTTGGCGGAGCTGGTCGGGTCGCCCCAGCCGCCGCGATAGGTGTAACTCAAGACTCGGCGGTCGTCGGCGGGGTCTCTGCGATCGAGCACGGCATATGTCGGATAGATCACCATCCGGTAGCCCATGGTGTCCCCGAACTTCTTGCGGGTCTGCTCCATCAAACCGCTGAGCCCACCCAGCGAATGCAACTGCTTCGGCGGAGTCAACACCAGGGCGGGGATGCCGTCGGCCTTGGCGCCCGGATCGGTGGTGAAGTCCAGCGGTGAGCTGCTGTTGCCATAGAGCCCCCAGCCGATGCCGACGCCCAGCAGCACCGACACCCCCAGCGCCGCGGCCAGCAGGCCCACGCTGTTGCGTCTCGTGCGCGCTCGAAGCGCCGGCACCTCCGCCGGCGCACTCTCGGCTTGCAGATCGGCGATCAGGTGCTGCAGATCTCCGAGCGTCACGGCGTTGGTGGCCGTGCTGACCCGCTCTCGATGTTCCTCCATCGAGAGCTGGCCATCGCTTAGAGCGTTGTCGAGTATCTGGCATGCGTCGTGCCGGTCGCTATCTTTGGCACGGGTAGTCGTCGAGCCGCCACGGGCGACAGATGCGCCCAGCCATTTCGCCACGGGGATGATCGTAGAAGTCCGGACCCGCAGTTGATCATCGAATACCCAGCGGACGCGCAATAACAGCATCGGTTGCGTGTCGGTGGTGCCGATGGCGACGTACTCTGGTCACCGTGCGACTGCAGCGACAGGTGGTGGACTACGCGCTTCGGCGGCGCTCACTGCTGGCCGAGGTGTATTCGGGACGCACCGGTGTCTCCGAGGTGTGCGATGCAAACCCCTACCTACTGCGCGCTGCGAAGTTTCACGGGAAACAAAGCCAGGTGATCTGCCCGATCTGCCGTAAGGAGCAGCTCACACTCGTGTCCTGGGTGTTCGGTGAACACCTGGGGGCGGTATCGGGTTCGGCGCGCACCGCCGAAGAGTTGATCATGCTGACCACCCGGTTCTCGGAGTTCGCCGTCCACGTGGTGGAGGTGTGCCGAACCTGCAGCTGGAACCATCTGGTGAAGTCGTATGTCCTCGGTGCGGCACGCCCGGCTCGGCCCCCTCGGGGGTCCGGGGGTAGGCGGACGGCGCGGAACGGCGCCCGGACGGCCAGTGAATAACGAAGGGCGCCACCACCGGTCGTCCCATGACGCAACAGGCGGTCCGGAGGCCGAAGGCGGACACCAGGGTTTTGCCGATTCCGCGGCCGACGAGCGGAACGGTCCGGCGCGGGGCCAACGGCGTGCGCTTCCCCCCGACGACAGATTGACGACGATCCTGCCGCCGGTGGCCGACGAGCGGTCGTCTCGACACGCCGACCAGCTCGAAGAGGTTAAGGCCGCACTCGACAATCCGCCCACGCCGCCGCTACGGCGCGACCAGCTCGATCAGGTCAAGGCGGCGTTGGATGGTCCGCCCACCCGGCCGCTACGCGAGCAGCCAAGCACCGGGCGGGGCCAGCCAGACGGACCCCCACCGGCGGGCCCGGGGGGGCCGCCGGGACCGCCCGGGCCGCGGGGCGGAGGGGCCCGCAGATCGCCGGCGGGGCCAGACAGGATCCGCCGGATCAACTGGAAGTGGGTGCGGCGGTCGGTCTACCTCACCGCGGCCGCGGTGATCCTGCTACCGATCGTCACCTTCACCATGGCCTACTTCATCGTCGACATTCCCAGGCCCGGTGACATCCGCACCAACCAGGTGTCCACGATCTTGGCCAGCGACGGGTCGGAAATTGCCAAAATTGTTCCGCCCGAGGGCAATAGGGTGGACGTTAACCTAAGTCAGGTACCGGTGCACGTCCGTCAGGCGGTCATCGCTGCCGAGGATCGCGGCTTCTACTCCAACCCGGGGTTCTCGTTCAGCGGGTTCGCCCGGGCGATAAAGAACAACCTGTTCGGCGGCGATCTGCAGGGTGGGTCCACCATCACCCAGCAATACGTCAAGAACGCGCTGGTCGGCTCCGCCCAACACGGTTGGAGTGGTTTGATGCGCAAGGCCAAGGAACTCGTCATCGCCACCAAGATGTCGGGGGAGTGGTCGAAAGACGATGTGCTGCAGGCATATCTGAACATCATCTATTTCGGCCGAGGTGCCTATGGGATTTCCGCGGCGGCCAAGGCGTACTTCAACAAGCCCGTCGAACAACTCACCGTGTCCGAAGGGGCACTGCTGGCGGCTCTGATCCGGCGGCCGTCCACGCTGGATCCGGCGGTCGACCCCGACGGTGCACTCGCGCGGTGGAACTGGGTGCTCGACGGCATGGTCGACATCAAGGCGTTGTCCGCCACGGACCGCGCGCAGCAGGTTTTCCCCAGCACCGTCCCACCCGATCAGGCCCGCGCGGCGAATCAGACCACCGGACCCAACGGGTTGATCGAGAGACAGGTGACCAAGGAGCTGCTGGAGCTGTTCAACATTGACGAGCAGACCCTCAACACCCAGGGGTTGGTGGTCACCACCACGATCGACTCGCAAGCCCAACAGGCGGCGGAGAAGGCGGTGGCGAAATACCTCGACGGGCAGGACTCGGACATGCGGGCTGCGGTGGTTTCCATCGACCCGCACAACGGAGCGGTCCGCGCCTACTATGGCGGCGACAACGCCAACGGCTTCGACTTCGCCCAGGCCGGATTGCAGACCGGATCATCGTTCAAGGTCTTTGCCTTGGTGGCCGCGCTCGAGCAGGGTATCGGCCTTGGTTACCAGGTGGATAGTGCGCCCTTAACCGTCGACGGTATCAAGATCACCAACGTCGGCGGCGAGAGTTGTGGGACGTGCAATATCGCCGAGGCGCTCAAGATGTCACTGAACACCTCCTACTACCGGTTGATGCTCAAACTCAAGGGCGGTCCGGAGGCGGTTGCCGACGCGGCGCACCAGGCCGGCATCGCCACCAGTTTTCCGGGTGTTGCCCATACCCTCTCGGAGGACGGCAATGGTGGACCGCCGAACAACGGAATCGTGTTGGGCCAATACCAAACCCGGGTGATCGACATGGCATCGGCGTACGCCACCTTGGCCGCGTCCGGCAGCTATCACCCGCCGCACTTTGTGCAGAAAGTGGTCAATGCCGAGGGCCAGGTCCTCTTTGACGCAAGCACCCAGGACAACACCGGCGACCAGCGCATTCCCAAAGCGGTCGCCGACAACGTGACCGCCGCCATGGAGCCGATCGCCGGCTATTCACGCGGCCACAACCTGGCCGGCGGCCGGCCGTCCGCCGCCAAGACCGGCACCGTGCAACTGGGTGACACCAACGCCAACCGAGACGCCTGGA belongs to Mycobacterium basiliense and includes:
- a CDS encoding PadR family transcriptional regulator — encoded protein: MLELAILGLLIESPMHGYELRKRLTGLLGAFRAFSYGSLYPALRRMQAEGLIAENAAPAGTPVRRARRVYQLTDAGRRRFGELVADTGPHNYTDDGFGVHLAFFNRTPAEARMRILEGRRRQVEERREGLREAVARASNSFDRYTRQLHQLGLESSEREVKWLNELIAAERAAPNHAEQT
- a CDS encoding DUF1707 SHOCT-like domain-containing protein, encoding MAKWLGASVARGGSTTTRAKDSDRHDACQILDNALSDGQLSMEEHRERVSTATNAVTLGDLQHLIADLQAESAPAEVPALRARTRRNSVGLLAAALGVSVLLGVGIGWGLYGNSSSPLDFTTDPGAKADGIPALVLTPPKQLHSLGGLSGLMEQTRKKFGDTMGYRMVIYPTYAVLDRRDPADDRRVLSYTYRGGWGDPTSSAKGSTDNTLVDLGKFDVKTAVGIMRGAAETLGMKQSDVTSMHLSIDAAADPTTPGAISLELYVSSDYGSGYLVFAGDGTIKQVNYPT
- a CDS encoding DUF5318 family protein, whose amino-acid sequence is MRLQRQVVDYALRRRSLLAEVYSGRTGVSEVCDANPYLLRAAKFHGKQSQVICPICRKEQLTLVSWVFGEHLGAVSGSARTAEELIMLTTRFSEFAVHVVEVCRTCSWNHLVKSYVLGAARPARPPRGSGGRRTARNGARTASE
- a CDS encoding transglycosylase domain-containing protein — protein: MTTILPPVADERSSRHADQLEEVKAALDNPPTPPLRRDQLDQVKAALDGPPTRPLREQPSTGRGQPDGPPPAGPGGPPGPPGPRGGGARRSPAGPDRIRRINWKWVRRSVYLTAAAVILLPIVTFTMAYFIVDIPRPGDIRTNQVSTILASDGSEIAKIVPPEGNRVDVNLSQVPVHVRQAVIAAEDRGFYSNPGFSFSGFARAIKNNLFGGDLQGGSTITQQYVKNALVGSAQHGWSGLMRKAKELVIATKMSGEWSKDDVLQAYLNIIYFGRGAYGISAAAKAYFNKPVEQLTVSEGALLAALIRRPSTLDPAVDPDGALARWNWVLDGMVDIKALSATDRAQQVFPSTVPPDQARAANQTTGPNGLIERQVTKELLELFNIDEQTLNTQGLVVTTTIDSQAQQAAEKAVAKYLDGQDSDMRAAVVSIDPHNGAVRAYYGGDNANGFDFAQAGLQTGSSFKVFALVAALEQGIGLGYQVDSAPLTVDGIKITNVGGESCGTCNIAEALKMSLNTSYYRLMLKLKGGPEAVADAAHQAGIATSFPGVAHTLSEDGNGGPPNNGIVLGQYQTRVIDMASAYATLAASGSYHPPHFVQKVVNAEGQVLFDASTQDNTGDQRIPKAVADNVTAAMEPIAGYSRGHNLAGGRPSAAKTGTVQLGDTNANRDAWMVGYTPSLSTAVWVGTVKGDQPLVTASGAPIYGSGLPSDIWKATMDGALKGTQSESFPKPTEIGGYAGVPAPPPPPPEAAPPSETVIQPTVEVAPGITIPVGPPTTITLAPPPPAPPPADNPNPPP